Proteins encoded in a region of the Rutidosis leptorrhynchoides isolate AG116_Rl617_1_P2 chromosome 9, CSIRO_AGI_Rlap_v1, whole genome shotgun sequence genome:
- the LOC139868858 gene encoding zinc finger BED domain-containing protein RICESLEEPER 1-like translates to MKAKYDKYWDDMDSMNVLLYVALVLDPRNKLFFLDYCLGLIYGTNTKKISDITKQVTDTLDALFNQYKEKMEKEKGKDTIISSSSTPGVGMGTIDLDIDDGYEKYLKNCGVGVNDIECQIYLRDATEKKIKGDDTYDVLGWWKLNSVKYPILSQVARHVLAMPVSTVASESAFSTGGRVIDKFRSSLTPKTSEALICTQDWLRSTPADLQEMGVNGIQLKDLNESLAKLEIDIIPNGKTPMKDTCIDDSWLDED, encoded by the exons ATGAAAGCGAAGTATGATAAATATTGGGATGACATGGATAGTATGAACGTTTTGTTGTATGTTGCATTAGTTTTAGATCCTCGAAATAAGTTGTTTTTTCTGGATTATTGTTTGGGACTGATATATGGTACTAATACAAAGAAAATTAGTGATATTACTAAACAAGTGACAGATACCTTGGATGCTTTGTTTAATCAGTACAAGgaaaaaatggaaaaagaaaaaggaaaggACACGATAATCTCTTCATCTTCTACTCCCGGCGTTGGTATGGGTACCATCGATCTTGATATAGATGATGGTTATGAAAAATATCTAAAAAACTGCGGAGTTGGAGTTAATGATATCGAGTGTCAAATTTATTTGAGAGACGCTACAGAAAAGAAGATAAAGGGAGatgatacatatgatgttttaggttgGTGGAAATTGAATTCGGTGAAGTACCCCATACTTTCTCAAGTTGCAAGACATGTGTTGGCAATGCCAGTTTCCACGGTTGCAAGTGAGTCGGCATTTAGTACCGGAGGCAGGGTTATCGACAAGTTCAGAAGCTCTCTTACTCCAAAAACATCGGAAGCCTTAATATGCACACAAGATTGGCTACGCTCTACACCGGCAGATTTGCAAGAGATGGGGGTTAATGGGATACAACTAAAAGACTTGAATGAAAGTTTGGCTAAACTTGAGATTG ATATAATACCAAACGGAAAGACTCCAATGAAAGATACTTGCATCGATGATTCTTGGTTGGATGAAGATTGA